The segment CGTTTGCGCTTGAACCAGTCGGACGCATTCCTTATCTGGAGGTACCGTTTGAAACGTCAAATTGCTGCTCTGCTGGGACTTGCTGCCGCCCTTGCGGCTGTGGCGGCGCATGCACAGAATGCCGACCCGGGCCGGCAGCGCCTTGCCCGAATGCCGGATATCAGCAAAACCAGTATTGTGTTCGTCTATGGTGGTGACCTGTGGCTGGTATCGCGCAACGGTGGCACCGCACGGCGACTTACGGCGAGCCCGGGACCAAAGGCCTTTCCAAAGTTTTCGCCAGACGGCAAATGGATTGCATTCTCCGCCCAGTACGACGGCATCGCTGCAGTATATATCATCCCGTCGACCGGTGGCGACCCGATTCAGTTGACGTATCACCCGACGCCATCCATCGTGGACGGCTGGACACCGGATAGTAAGGCCGTGCTGTTCCGATCGGGACGCGAGGCGCACTCCTACCGCTACCAGCAACTGTTTACCGTGCCCGTTACCGGTGGCCTCGCTACGCGACTGCCGATTCCCACCGGAGGGCTGGCGTCGTATTCTCCCCACGGCAACCAGATTGCCTACAACGCCATCTCCAGTGAGTTCGCAACCTGGAAGCGCTACCGCGGTGGCGAGCAGTCGTACGTCTCGGTCTTCAATCTGGTGACCCACCAGTACTACGAGGTTCCTCATGGCGCCGAAGAAGCGGCCTTCCCCATGTGGAGCGGCGGCCATATCTATTTCCTGTCCGACAAGACGGAGACAAAGAACCTTTACGATTTCAACGTGCAAACGCGCCAAACCCGGCCGCTTACGCACTATCAGGGCTACGATGTGGACTTTCCAAGCTGTGGCGCCGGCGCCATCGTGTTTCAGCATGGCGGACACCTGAATGTGCTGAACACGGCCACGGGCCATGTCAGGACTGTTGATATCAAGATTTACAGTGACAATGTGTCTGCGCGGCCGGAGTGGATCAATGTGTCCGGGCAGATCAGCGCGGCGTCACTCTCACCATCAGCGAAGCGCGTCGCCTTTGTGGCTCATGGAGAGATATTCACGGTGCCGGCAAAGCACGGCGCCACGCGAGACATCTCCAACACTCCTGGAGCGCGTGAGGTGGAGGCCGCGTGGTCGCCCGACGGCAAGCGGATCGCCTACTTCTCGGATGCTACCGGCGAATACGAACTCTATACGCGCCCGGCCGATGGAACCGGAGGGCCAACCCGCCTCACGTTCGACGGACACAACTGGCGCAGCAACATCGTCTGGTCGCCAGATTCGCAGTCGCTGCTCTATCGTGGAGCATCTGGCGCGCTCTACCTTGTCGGCGCGGATGGTAAGAAAGCCATCCTTGTCGACCACCTCGTGAGCCACGTTTCCACGGATAGCTGGTCGGCGGACAGTAAATGGATTGCATACTGCAAAAGCGGCAGCAACCTCTACAGCAACATCTGGCTCTACTCCGTGGAGCAGCAGAAGAGTTTCCGCGTGAGCGACGGCACATACGACGACAGTGACCCCGTGTTCGACCGGTCCGGTAAGTACCTCTTCTTTACGTCAGATCGGCACTTCTCGCCATCGAACAACGGTCTGGAGACCGCGATATCGGTGCCGCACCCCGGAGGCCTCTATCTGCTCACGCTGGCAGCGGCAACGCCCTCGCCATTCGCCCCGCGTGACGACGAAGAAGGCGCAACGCCCGCCAAACCTGCGCCGGTCACGCCGCCCAAACCCGCCACACCCGCCAATGACAAGAAGGTGGCGCCCAAGCCGGTGAACATCGACCTCCAGGGACTCTATCAGAGAATCGTGGCGTTGCCGGTGGCCAAGGGTGATTTCGGCAATCTGCAGACGGGCAGCGGCAAGCTGTTCTACGTGGAAGGCGCCGCCATTCACCTTTACGACCTGAGTGACCGCACCGACAAGGTCGTGATGCCGGGCGCCCAGAGCTACGTCCTGAATGCCGACGCCTCCAAGCTCCTGTACCAGGCCGGCGGAGGATGGGGCATCGTTCCCGCCACTGCGGGTCATACCGCGGCCGAAGGAAAGGTTGCCGTCGATCTGCAGATGCGCACCGTACCGCGGGAGGAGTGGCCCGAGATACTCCGCGATGCGTGGCGGTTCGAGCGCGATTTCTACTATAACCCCGCGATGCATGGCCTGAACTGGCAGGGGATGTACAAGAAGTACGCGGCGCTGGTACCGGAGATCGCAGACCGCAGCGATCTAACCTATCTGATCGGGCAGCTCATTGGTGAGCTCGACACCTCCCACTCCTACGTGTTCGGCACAGCCGGGCCGCCGGTACCTCATGTGAGCGTGGGGCTGCTCGGCGTCGACTTTGAGGCTGCAGGCAAGTACTATCGCATTGCCCGGATACTGCCCGGCCACAACTGGAATCCGGCGCTGGTTTCACCACTCACGGAGCCTGGTATCAAGGTGGCGGCCGGCGACTACCTGCTGGCAGTTAATGGATCTCCGCTTACAACAACCGAAAGTCCATACGAGCCATTCCAGAATACCGTTGGGGTGGTTACCGACCTTCGCGTGAACTCGGCGCCTACAGATGCCGGCGCCTGGGATATCAAAGTCAAGCCCATTGCCAGCGAGGGTGCGCTGCGCAACCTCGTGTGGGTTGAACATAATCGCGAATTGGTAAGCAAGGCGACCGGCGGGCGAATCGGTTATATCTACGTACCCGACACGGCCGGACCCGGAATGACCGCCTTCGCCGAGGGTTTCTATGCCCAGACCAACAAGCAGGGCCTGATCGTTGATGAGCGGTTCAACAGCGGCGGCGACATTCCGGATTTCTACATCCAGAAGCTCGACCGCAAACGCCTCAGCATCTTCACCGAGCGTTACGGGCCCGATATCGGCACGCCAACCGCCGCCATCTATGGGCCCAAGTGCATCATGACCAACGAGTGGTCCGGCTCGGGTGGTGACGCGTTCCCTTACTTCTTCCGCGAGGCCGGCATTGGGCCTGTCATCGGACGGAGGACCTGGGGCGGCCTCGTGGGGTACATGGGACCGCGCACGTTGATGGATGGGGGTGGCGTAACCGTTCCTCAGTTCGGATTGTGGGACCCGCATACCGGCAAATGGATAGCCGAGAACCACGGAATCGATCCTGATATCGACGTTCAGAATACGCCGGACAAGACGATCAACGGCGGTGACCCACAGCTTCAGGCGGCAATCAAATACGAACTGCAACAGCTTAAGCTGCATCCCACACCGAAATACGTGCATCCGCCGTTTTCCGTGGACAATCTGCCGGCGCAGGACGCGGTACCGTGAGGCGCTGCGTGGCCCACGCGATTGCGCCACGGCACAGCAGCCTGGCGGACCTCTGCGCGGCCGGGTTCCAGCGGAATGCGCGATCAATCAAGTTGGCCCCGCCAACGGCGGACTGATGGATAGATAATACGTGGATACTACGCAACTTCCTGGTGAGGCGAATTTGAAGTTGCCTGCTGCGACCGACGCTATAAATCCATACCACCTTCGCGCATCAGCGGCGCCGACCCGCACGCCGCGGCAGACCTACTCATGACAGAAACGGCTGAAGCACCGATCACCAGCTTCGTTGTGGATCGCCTCGGAATCGAGCAGCACGTGGGCGTCTCCGGCTTACCCCTTGGCGAGGAAGAGCGCACGCAGTGGATCACAGCGCTCGGCGCAGCCGTACAGCAGAAAGCGCGCCTCTTTACCGAGCGAAGGGTGACCGCGCGCTCGAACCGCGGCGTGCCGGTACCGGGTCGTACTCCCTATCGCATCGCGGCCGGCTTCCATCTCACTGAGGTCACCCGCATGGAGTATGTGCTGAGCACCATGGCTTTCACACTCCTGTCGGATCGCGTGCCGGTGCTCTCATTCGTGCCGATGCCGGCCGCCGCCAGCGCGGAGACTTTGAATCCAGGTGGGGCGCTCGCGATGCTAATTGCGTGGAGGATGGTCGCCAGCGGCAGCGATACCGATGCCCAGTACGTCAGCGCCATCAGCCCGGTGATGGAAGGTCAGGTCGCGGAGATGCTGGAGGCGCGGCCCGCCGTGGCAATCCTGCATCGCGCCTACCCGCAGGATGGCGTGATGGATGTTGCAGTGCCGATTGCCATTCGATTCGCTCAGATTGTAATCGGTCAGTTTGAGGATCTATCGGCCTCTGTTGAGTAGATCGCGGTAATTAGGGGCGACCGTGCAGACGGACCGACGGCAGCCAAAACGAATTGGCACAGCCGCGGCGAATGGAACAATACTGAACGGAGCGAATCACCCATGTCTCCAAACGCTTGCGGTTGGGCAGTCGCTTGCGCCGGTGCGTTGAGTCTTTGCGCGGTCACGCGGTCAACCGCAGCTGTGGCCGCCCACCGTCCGCCAAAATCATGGGTAGCTGGTTACTACGTGTCGTGGAATCAGGCCAACGGGCTGTTTCCGCCCTCGGAGATCGACTTCTCTGCGATATCGCAGGTGGTTCACTTCAGCATTCTGCCCAATGCGGATGGCTCGATAGATCCTGTCACTTGTGGCATCACCGCCGCTCAGTCGGCTGCCCTGGTGACGCTTGCCCATGCGGCGCATCGTAAAGCGCTCGTCTGCCTCGGCGGAGCCGGTAGCGCCGCGCGAATCCGGCCGGCCATCTCCGACGCGTCGAGGCAGGTATTCGTACAGAACCTGGCGCAGTTCGTCGTCTCGCGTGGCTATGACGGACTCGATCTGGATATGGAGCCAATCCGGGCGAGCGATACGGCAGATTACACGCAGTTTGTCATCGCGATGCGCAAGGCGCTCAATGTTGCGAAGCACGGCCTGCTGCTTACTGCTGCTGTCGGCGACCAGCCCGCCATGTTTGCGCAGCTCCAGCGCGATTTCGATGAAATCAATGTCATGACGTACGACATCGCCGGGCCGTGGCACGGCTGGGAGACCTGGTTCAACTCACCGATGACCAATGGCGGTCGCACGTTTCAAAGTAACGGCCGGCCACTCCCCTCCGTCGATAGCGAGGTGCAAACGTACCTCGGGGCCGGCGTGGCGCCAAAGAAGCTTGGGATTGGAATAGCATTTTATGGCGCCGTCTGGAGCGGCGCCAACGGGCCCAACCAGCCGCTGACCGGCGTGACCGTGGATAACACTGTGGATTACCACGACATCATGCGCCTCTACTATCGGCCACAAGCCTACCATTGGGATGCGCAAGCGGAAGCGCCATGGTTGGAAGTCGACGCGCCACAGCAGGCAGACCGCAAGTTCATCTCGTTCGATGACGAGCGGCTCATCGGTCTCAAGTTTGACTATATTCGCCGCTACCGCCTTGGAGGCGCGATCATCTGGGAGCTGAGTGGCGGCTACCGCGCCAGCCAGCCGGCCGGCATGAGGAATCCGCTGCTGCACGCGGTGCGGCGGGACTGGTTGAATCCCGAAGCCCTCAAGAAGCGACCATCGGGACCATGAGCCGTGGCTCAAGGCGTCGCGGTGCGAACTGACCGCTTCACCGCGAGGCCGAAACCGTAGATTGCGCTGCTAAAAGCAAGGCCAAGGTACATCGGCTGCCAGCCCAGCAGGAATTCCGGCGCGTCAAATCCGCCGTGGCGCCAACCCCATAGCAGGCTGACAAGCGCCGATCCGCCGCCGGTTGCGATACCCCACAGCGCAAAACGCCCATCCGGGCGCCAGCCCGAAGGAGCGTAGGCGCCGAGCAGCGGCAGCAGCAGCGCCGGTACATACACGTTGCCGAATGCGTACCACTGCTGCACCACCGAGGGCACCTCAATTGCAATGCCGATAGCCAGGGCGGATGTGGCAAACAGGCCCCAGCGAGTGAGCGACGGGATGCGATGCTCCGGCAATTCCGGCTTGATGCGCCACAGTAGATCCCGGCCTACGGTTACTCCGGCGATAAACGTGTAAGAGACCAGGCTCGCCATAATCGGCGCCAGCATCCCAACCACGAAAAAGCCCTTCAATCCGTGTGGAAGCGCTCGCTGCGCCAGTGCTGGAAACGCGTAGAGCGCATCGGGGAGGCCCGGCGCAAGTTTGCGGCTGAAGAGGCCCGTGAACGTGGTAAGCGCATCGAACACCATCCAGCAGCATACGGCGCCAACAATGCCCCAGACAGCGATCCGGCCCGATCGGGCCGCGTAGCATCGCTGATGAAACCCGGGGTCGACCAACGTGGTCAGGGCGATAAAGAACCAGACGAGTGCCCAGCCGATCGAATGTACGCCCAGGGGGGCCAGGTGCGTTTTGGGCAAAGCGCCCGGTCTCAGCAGCGCGTGCACGCCGCCGAAGCGCTGGATGCAAACCCACGCCAGCAGCGTGAAGCCGGCAAACATCATCGTGAACTGCACGGTGTTTACCCGCACGTCGGCCAGAAAGCCACCACGGAATACATACACGACAGAAAAAAGCACCGCCAGCAGCATTGCCGGCAGAACCGGCAGGCCGGTGATCGCCGAAAACAGCAGCGCGGCCATCAACGCATATTGGCTGGGGCTTGCATAGATAAAAGTGAGCGCGGCTCCGAGCAGCGCTGCGGGTTTGCCGTATGCCTCGGCAAGCTTGTCGGGAATGGTAAAGTTGGTGGCGCCTGCCGCGCGAACTCGGCGTGCCAGCCCGAAAGCGAACAGCAGTCCAAACAGGTAGTAGGGCAGTCCGTTTACCACCCAGGCGCTCAGACCGTCGGTATATACAAACTCACCGGCGCCGAGTACCGCGCCATACCAGGTGGCCACCAATGTGGCTACAAACACTAAGGGCCCAAGGTTGTTTTCGGCGATCAGCCAGCCTCGCACGGTTTCACGCCGGATGCCAAATCCTGCGACCAGCAGGAAGGCAACGTACAGCGCTACCCAAAACCAGTCGGTTCCGTTAAAGGTAAGGTGCAAACAGAGCCCCCATCAAGTGCGTCACGAGCCTCGCAATACAGCAGCGCCGGTGTCCTGTGGTTCTGTCCAATGCGCGGCCTTGACGCCTGCAGGTCGCATCGCGCGTTGCCAGCGGATGGTCAGGCCGGCGCTGCCACGCGCGGCCGGTGAAACACCAGCACGGCGCCATCCGTCGATGCCAGGCGCACAATCCCGCCGACCGCCTCATTGCTAACTCCGCGTGTGCCGGGTGGAAGGTAGGTGCGAGTAAGCGGCCATCGCACACCCGAGATGCTCACGGTTGCGCCTCCTGCGGCAAACACGGAGACGGTATCGCCGGCGCCGCACTCGATCAGCAGCTCACCGCCATCTAAGCCGGCCGGAATGCCGTAGACAGTTTCGCCGTCGGTCAGCAGTCGAATCGATCCGGGCTGCCCGCAGCGCGTCAGTATCAGCAGCGCGCCGAGCGAGTGATCCGCGCGGCCACCAAGCGCACCGAGAATAGTGATTTCCTGCGCACCGCGTTCCAGAGCCAATATCACACTCTTCTCAAGGTCCGCAACCTCCTGATCCGGAAGCGCCACGATCTCAGCGCGTGGAAACAGCGCTCCCGCCTGAGCACGCGAGATCGAGTCAAAGTCGCCGCACACAATATCCGCCTCGATCCCGAGACAGTGCGCCGTCATTGCGCCGCCATCCACGGCCAGCACCAGGTGGGCGATGTCTCGTTCCCGCTGAGCGAGCGTGGCTTCCGGCGGCTCACCGTTAGCGATAAGCAACGCACGAAGCAGATCAGTCACAGAGCCAGTACCAGGTGGAACCCGGGTTGCCGTCGCCCGGGGCACCGGGGTCATTGTCGTTGCTGCGCTGGCCGGCAGGGCAGACCACCTGATCATCGAACTGCCCACTCGTCACGGTGAACTTGCTGTGGCCATCTGCGAACACCGTGCCACCGCCGCGAGGATGCCACTGGGCAAAATATGTGGGGTAGTAGCCGTACTTGGCGCCATTCAGATCGGAGGGCCCAAACCACGGCATCATCTCGTCGCGCATAATGCGCGTCTCCGAGGGTGCGGCAAACTGCGCCAGCGTGGTGATCTGGGTGCTGGTGTAGAGCGTGTTGTTTTGACTCGACTCGCCGGCGATGGTGGTGTAGCTACCCCGGTCAAACCGGTAACTTGAGCCGTAGCACGCCCAATAACTGTTTCGGCCCGGACAGCCGTAAACAGGGTCTGCCAACGTTGGGCCGCCGTTATCGTCCGGGCAGCGGAAAATCTGCGGCTCTTTGGTATACGGCGCCAGTTCCAGTTCCACGCCCTTGTGCAAAGGGTCGCCCGACCACGCTCGAGTCCCACCCGGTGTTTGTGTGTTGTATGCGTAGAAAATCGGAAACGTCTCGTCGTAATCCTGCACATACATCTGCACGGCCATGCCGATTTCACGAACGTTGGAGGTGCATACAATCTGGCGAGCAGCCTCGCGCGCCTGTGAGAAGACCGGAAAGAGGATTGCCGCTAATACAGCTATAATAGCTATAACAACTAGCAGTTCGATCAACGTGAATCCGGCGCGAACCCTTTGCTGGCTCATCGGCGTTCTCCCTCAGATGCATCAACGCCGCCATTCATCGCTGAGAGGAGATGGCGGCGCATCACAACCTGTGGGGCGCGGCCGTCGCCTCCCTCCGCCGGTATTATCCGGATTCAGGTAGTTCAGGGTTGGGCTTTCACCCTCTCAGCCTCGGAAGCACCCCTGGCGCGGCACTATGCAGTTTTCATTCAATCGTATGATAGCGCATTTGCGCGCCCCGGCGACAGCGTTACCGTTTCTTTCCGGCTGTACCTCCGTTTGTCCTGACTCCTGCCTTTGAACCAACAGCCAGCCCATACACCTGCGCCATCTGTTTCAGATACTGGGCCTCCGTGCCCATACCCAACCTGGCGCGACGCTTGTCCAGATTTGCCGGGTCCTCAACCGGGTCCAGCACGATCGTTCCGCCGTGAAAGGTTGCCTGCGTCCCGTATAACTGCCGCTCATGCTGTGCTTTGCGTACGCGGTCCGTAAGATAGGCCACGTCGATTCCATCTACGCCGCGATGCGTGAACGCGCGCTGCATAAGACCAAGGCACTGCATCTGAAACCTGGGATCCTTATCGGCGTGCTGCACCAGCAGCCAGGCATCATGGGCGCCGTCGCGTCCCACCATCGGGATGGTCGGCCAACCATACCGCCTTACAATACGTTTCATCGCTTTCAGGTCGCTGGTATCCACCTTCGCCATCGCAGTCGCGGCCGTCTTGCTGATTCCGGCGATGCTGCCATGAGCCTTCATCTGCTTCACCATCTCCATACGCGCGGCCTGATCCGCCTGGACCATTGTTATCAGATGGAGCCGGAGCCGGGCATTCGCAACGGGACCGGAAGGTGCCTGTGCGGCCAACGGGGCGCCACAGGCAAGGATCATAGCTGCCAGTGCCGGCATCACCGCTCGCGGTTGGTTCATTTCGCCTCCTTTGGCGTCGCCGATGTCCAAAGCCTGTCGCCACGTGAAAACAAGGTCTCAACTTCTCTGAGACGTCGAGGCTTGAGCCGAGTTTCGACGCCGCCCCAAACGCGCCTCGGAGGAGCCGGGAGCCTTAGCGTCTAAATCAGAGACGGTCAGGCAGAACGCACGCCGTATTGTGTGGCAGGTTCTACAGAATTATGAAAAAGCTTGGCGCCATAAACCGGCGCGATCTGCTAGTTGGCGCTACGGCCGCTTTGGCCGGCGCCGGGGCTTCAACGGCCGCCGGAGCCACCGAGACCCATATCCATCCCTCAGCGAGGAGCTCTAAAGTGTCTGTTGCACCCGGTGATATTATCAATCTGGGAATTGTCGGCGTGGCTGGACGCGGTACGAGCCACCTGCACTGGTTCGGACAGCACCCGGACGTCCGGTTTGTTGCTGTGTGCGACGTCTACGAAGAGCACCGGAACGCCGCCGCCGCGTACATCACCTCCAAAACCGGCGCTCCAAAGCTCTATAGCGACTTCCGCAGGATGATGGAGGACAAGGACGTGGACGCCGTCATCGTATCCACGCCACCGCACTGGCATCCGCTGGTGACGCTTGCCGCATTGGAAGCCGGCAAGGATGTCTATTGCGAAAAGCCGATGTGCCGCTACCCGAATGAAGGGCGCGCCATGCTGGAGCTTGCGCTGCGCCACAGGCGGGTAACCCAGGTCGGAACGCAGATTCACGCGACCGCCAACTACCACAAATGTGTGGATGTCGTCCGTTCGGGCAAGCTCGGCGCCATCACCGCTGTGCGAAACTTCTGCACGATGGATGACAATTCGGAAGGTCTGGATCACCCGCCGAATGCAACGCCGCTCGAGGGTCTGGATTGGAACTTCTGGCTTGGGCCGGCGCCCGAGGTACCGTTCAACATGGGCCGCTTCCGCGACGGAATGCATCGGTACTTCAAGGACTATGTCGACAGCTGGCTGCACGAACTGGGGCCACACATTGTGGACCTTCCGTTCTGGGCGTTGAAGTTGGGGCACCCTCTGGCGGTCTCGGCCTCCGGCGGACGATTTGCCACCGACAGTATCGCCGACGTGCCCGACACACTCGACGTGCTGTGGGAGTATCCCGAGTTTAACGTTACGTGGACGTTGATGCAACAGAATGCCTACTACTTTGGCGTTGGTGGCGCCGGCGGCGGGCGGCGTCTGGGCATTACATTCCACGGCAAGGAGCGCACGCTGGTAGCCAACTACGACCTGTGCGATGTA is part of the Armatimonadota bacterium genome and harbors:
- a CDS encoding PD40 domain-containing protein, with the translated sequence MKRQIAALLGLAAALAAVAAHAQNADPGRQRLARMPDISKTSIVFVYGGDLWLVSRNGGTARRLTASPGPKAFPKFSPDGKWIAFSAQYDGIAAVYIIPSTGGDPIQLTYHPTPSIVDGWTPDSKAVLFRSGREAHSYRYQQLFTVPVTGGLATRLPIPTGGLASYSPHGNQIAYNAISSEFATWKRYRGGEQSYVSVFNLVTHQYYEVPHGAEEAAFPMWSGGHIYFLSDKTETKNLYDFNVQTRQTRPLTHYQGYDVDFPSCGAGAIVFQHGGHLNVLNTATGHVRTVDIKIYSDNVSARPEWINVSGQISAASLSPSAKRVAFVAHGEIFTVPAKHGATRDISNTPGAREVEAAWSPDGKRIAYFSDATGEYELYTRPADGTGGPTRLTFDGHNWRSNIVWSPDSQSLLYRGASGALYLVGADGKKAILVDHLVSHVSTDSWSADSKWIAYCKSGSNLYSNIWLYSVEQQKSFRVSDGTYDDSDPVFDRSGKYLFFTSDRHFSPSNNGLETAISVPHPGGLYLLTLAAATPSPFAPRDDEEGATPAKPAPVTPPKPATPANDKKVAPKPVNIDLQGLYQRIVALPVAKGDFGNLQTGSGKLFYVEGAAIHLYDLSDRTDKVVMPGAQSYVLNADASKLLYQAGGGWGIVPATAGHTAAEGKVAVDLQMRTVPREEWPEILRDAWRFERDFYYNPAMHGLNWQGMYKKYAALVPEIADRSDLTYLIGQLIGELDTSHSYVFGTAGPPVPHVSVGLLGVDFEAAGKYYRIARILPGHNWNPALVSPLTEPGIKVAAGDYLLAVNGSPLTTTESPYEPFQNTVGVVTDLRVNSAPTDAGAWDIKVKPIASEGALRNLVWVEHNRELVSKATGGRIGYIYVPDTAGPGMTAFAEGFYAQTNKQGLIVDERFNSGGDIPDFYIQKLDRKRLSIFTERYGPDIGTPTAAIYGPKCIMTNEWSGSGGDAFPYFFREAGIGPVIGRRTWGGLVGYMGPRTLMDGGGVTVPQFGLWDPHTGKWIAENHGIDPDIDVQNTPDKTINGGDPQLQAAIKYELQQLKLHPTPKYVHPPFSVDNLPAQDAVP
- a CDS encoding glycoside hydrolase family 18 protein; its protein translation is MSPNACGWAVACAGALSLCAVTRSTAAVAAHRPPKSWVAGYYVSWNQANGLFPPSEIDFSAISQVVHFSILPNADGSIDPVTCGITAAQSAALVTLAHAAHRKALVCLGGAGSAARIRPAISDASRQVFVQNLAQFVVSRGYDGLDLDMEPIRASDTADYTQFVIAMRKALNVAKHGLLLTAAVGDQPAMFAQLQRDFDEINVMTYDIAGPWHGWETWFNSPMTNGGRTFQSNGRPLPSVDSEVQTYLGAGVAPKKLGIGIAFYGAVWSGANGPNQPLTGVTVDNTVDYHDIMRLYYRPQAYHWDAQAEAPWLEVDAPQQADRKFISFDDERLIGLKFDYIRRYRLGGAIIWELSGGYRASQPAGMRNPLLHAVRRDWLNPEALKKRPSGP
- a CDS encoding sodium:solute symporter family protein; the protein is MHLTFNGTDWFWVALYVAFLLVAGFGIRRETVRGWLIAENNLGPLVFVATLVATWYGAVLGAGEFVYTDGLSAWVVNGLPYYLFGLLFAFGLARRVRAAGATNFTIPDKLAEAYGKPAALLGAALTFIYASPSQYALMAALLFSAITGLPVLPAMLLAVLFSVVYVFRGGFLADVRVNTVQFTMMFAGFTLLAWVCIQRFGGVHALLRPGALPKTHLAPLGVHSIGWALVWFFIALTTLVDPGFHQRCYAARSGRIAVWGIVGAVCCWMVFDALTTFTGLFSRKLAPGLPDALYAFPALAQRALPHGLKGFFVVGMLAPIMASLVSYTFIAGVTVGRDLLWRIKPELPEHRIPSLTRWGLFATSALAIGIAIEVPSVVQQWYAFGNVYVPALLLPLLGAYAPSGWRPDGRFALWGIATGGGSALVSLLWGWRHGGFDAPEFLLGWQPMYLGLAFSSAIYGFGLAVKRSVRTATP
- a CDS encoding thiamine diphosphokinase yields the protein MTDLLRALLIANGEPPEATLAQRERDIAHLVLAVDGGAMTAHCLGIEADIVCGDFDSISRAQAGALFPRAEIVALPDQEVADLEKSVILALERGAQEITILGALGGRADHSLGALLILTRCGQPGSIRLLTDGETVYGIPAGLDGGELLIECGAGDTVSVFAAGGATVSISGVRWPLTRTYLPPGTRGVSNEAVGGIVRLASTDGAVLVFHRPRVAAPA
- a CDS encoding Gfo/Idh/MocA family oxidoreductase, which produces MKKLGAINRRDLLVGATAALAGAGASTAAGATETHIHPSARSSKVSVAPGDIINLGIVGVAGRGTSHLHWFGQHPDVRFVAVCDVYEEHRNAAAAYITSKTGAPKLYSDFRRMMEDKDVDAVIVSTPPHWHPLVTLAALEAGKDVYCEKPMCRYPNEGRAMLELALRHRRVTQVGTQIHATANYHKCVDVVRSGKLGAITAVRNFCTMDDNSEGLDHPPNATPLEGLDWNFWLGPAPEVPFNMGRFRDGMHRYFKDYVDSWLHELGPHIVDLPFWALKLGHPLAVSASGGRFATDSIADVPDTLDVLWEYPEFNVTWTLMQQNAYYFGVGGAGGGRRLGITFHGKERTLVANYDLCDVFDKNGAPVTDTYAKSVPDSPGHEREFLNAIKSREECSCSFRRHLPMHVAMNLAHSSYRLGRKLHWDAEKWEVTGDREATQLLTPPYRPPWKLPAA